GGACGACCTTGCTGAGAATGCTTCTTTCCATTGCATGTGCCTTTCTAGTTTGCGGCTTCGACTATGACGGTGGTTGCCTTCACCACTGCAACCGCGACGACCCCTGGCTCCAAGCCGAGGTCGCCCACGGCCTCCGTGCTCATCAGCGAGACGATGCGAAAGGGTCCGCACTGCATTTCAACCTGGGACATGACACGGTCGGAGGTCACTTTGGTTACCAGTCCCACCAGTCGGTTGCGTGCGGATGTTTGACCGCCCGTTGGATCAGGCGGCGGAGCTGCAAGGGACTGGGCAAACTCTGCGAGTTCACGCCCGTCCACGACTTTTCTGTTGCTGGAGTCAAGCCCCGCGCTGAGCAGCCCCGTCTCAATCCACCGCCGCACGGTGTCGTCACTGACCCCGAGAAACTGCGCCGCTTCGCTAATCCGTATTTGCGTCATAGATTGCAGTATAGACACGTATTTGCGGTTCGTGCTACTGGCGCCTCAGAAGCCTTTTCAGCCGCAATGTGGAAGACAGCCCGTGCAGATTAGGCGTGGTTTCACCACTGTG
This genomic stretch from Schaalia sp. JY-X169 harbors:
- a CDS encoding molybdopterin-binding protein, producing MTQIRISEAAQFLGVSDDTVRRWIETGLLSAGLDSSNRKVVDGRELAEFAQSLAAPPPDPTGGQTSARNRLVGLVTKVTSDRVMSQVEMQCGPFRIVSLMSTEAVGDLGLEPGVVAVAVVKATTVIVEAAN